Proteins from a single region of Abyssalbus ytuae:
- the dtd gene encoding D-aminoacyl-tRNA deacylase: protein MKAVIQRVSEASVIVDKEEVACINKGLLILLGIEEADSAEDIEWLSGKIARMRIFNDENEVMNKSLLDIDGEAIVVSQFTLHASTKKGNRPSYIKAAKPEIAIPLYEDFIFRFKKEIGKEIGTGVFGADMKVFLVNDGPVTIVIDSKCRN, encoded by the coding sequence ATGAAAGCTGTAATACAAAGAGTTTCTGAAGCATCAGTTATTGTTGATAAAGAAGAAGTAGCATGTATAAATAAAGGATTACTTATCCTGTTGGGAATCGAAGAGGCAGATTCTGCCGAAGACATCGAATGGTTGTCGGGAAAAATTGCAAGAATGAGAATTTTTAATGATGAAAACGAAGTAATGAATAAATCTTTATTGGATATAGATGGAGAAGCAATAGTAGTTAGCCAGTTCACATTACATGCTTCTACTAAAAAAGGAAACAGGCCTTCCTATATTAAAGCAGCTAAGCCTGAAATTGCCATACCTTTATATGAGGACTTTATTTTCAGGTTTAAAAAGGAAATTGGCAAAGAGATAGGGACTGGTGTTTTTGGAGCCGATATGAAAGTTTTCTTGGTAAATGACGGGCCGGTTACCATCGTAATTGATTCTAAGTGTAGGAATTAG